Within the Miscanthus floridulus cultivar M001 chromosome 17, ASM1932011v1, whole genome shotgun sequence genome, the region CTACTCGTTCATTCATGCTCACTCTCGTATAGTTATATCCTCGCTGTTTCTTGACGTCCGTCCGTCCGGCGGGCAGCAAGAGCGGTACGCGGACGACACGCGGAGCGAGCACGGCGGCGTGGCGGCGTACAGCAGCCGGCGGCTGTCGGCGAGCGTCGAGTCCTCGTCGTACGGCTACGACCGGAGCCCCAAGATCGTGGAGGTGGACCCGGGCCGCCCCAAGTCGCGCTCGTCGTCCTCGCGCCGCGCCAGCTCCCCGCTGCTCGAcgccggcggcagcagcggcggcgaggACTGGTGCGCCGCCAACCCCGCGACGTCCTCGCCGCTGCCGTGCTACCTGTCCACCAGGGGCCCGCCGCGCATCGCCGTGCCGACCTCGCGCCAGTTCCCGGACTACGACTGGTGCGCGCTGGAGAAGGCCCGCCCGGCCACGGCGCAGAGCACGCCGCGGTACCTGCAGCTTCAGGCGCACGCGCCGGCCACCCCAACCAAGTCCGTCGCGGGCTACTACTCGCCGTCGCTCAGCGGCTGCCCGAACTACATGTCGAGCACGCAGGCGTCGGAGGCCAAGGTGCGGTCCCAGAGCGCGCCGAAGCAGCGGCCCGAGCTCGCCTGCTgctgcggcggtggcggagcGCGGAAGCGGGTGCCGCTCAGCGAGGTGGTCGTCGTGGAGTCGTCCCGCGCGAGCCTGAGCGGCGTCGTGGGCATGCAGCGCGGGTGCGGCGGCGCCCGGGCGCAGGAGGCGTTCAGTTTCAGGACGGCCGTCGTTGGCCGCATGGACCGCTCGTTGGAGGTTGCCGGCGTCGAGAACGACCGGCTGGCGTTCTTGCAGAGGAGGTGGTGACGGGTGACGACCGATCAGCAAGCTCCATTGATTGGAAATGCCAACAAGACGACGAGAGCTTTGGAGGAGTAATTAGCAATAAGAAAGCGTTTTCATGTGTTCTTGCGAGTTCTcgtcccttttctttttcttgtttttgtttttgcaaTGCGATCAATCATGCGACtagtgttttttttcttttcttttttctaatcAGTGGGCAACAAAGTGTATGAGGAAAATTTGATTCATACTGCACTTGGCATGTAAATTCTTGCTCTTATTCATGCAGTTCTTGGATTGTGTTCTTAATGGCTTTCTTTGTGGCTTCAGAGCATTAAGTGAACTGTTTCTGCAATTGTGGACGCGCCCCAGTTAATTGAATCAGCAAAGCTAGTAATTCATTTCGTATGGACGTTCATGTCACCTAGACAAACAACCTCTACTCTACAGTCCAGTTCCTACCTCAGTAAACTATATGTCCTACTCAATATGGCATTCCCTAAACTTGGCCACAAATCAGCCCAAGTGCCTGTGCCACCACCATGGTGCCCCTGTGGCTTGTGGTGCACAGCTAGATATCGTTTTTGTTTGTAGCATTGAATGGCATTTGTGCTTGATAGTCTATTGTCCCATACAAAACTAAGGCAATGCTTGAAATATGAGTGTTATCAGTGCGGGGTCCTTGAATTTGAGAGACCTGTTCCGTGGAAAAACATTTAAACATAAAAATAGTAGAAAAAAGCATAGCATTTACCTACCGTCCAAGCTCTATCGAAGCTCTTTTTTTTCCCCCAAACACGTAGCATACTTGTGTACAACTATATTAAGAAGGGGCTTTAATCTCTTATACAACACACACCGGAATGGAACTTTAGAGAACTCCTAAGAGAAAAGTTGgtctctgttttgaaacaataAAAAAAACTTACTGGAGACATAGGAGACATAGGAGTACAATCAAATGGGCAAAGCTTGGGGGATGACGGTACAAAGTTTTTCCATGCCAATGCAACCGATAAGCATAGGAAAAAACTTAACCACCTCCCTAAAAACTCCTATTCGTAATTCAGTTTCCAACCACTCAGAAAAGGTTCTCATCCTATGGAATGCTTTCAAGAAAAGGCAAGGTAAATCAGATTATGCTGACTCTTGTTTTGATCTTGACTCTTTCTTCTTCAAAGCTCAGATGACCTAGGTTTTATTGAAGAGCCTTTCACTCAACATTATCAAGACTCTACCTAATGGCAAGTCTCCAGGGCATGATGGATTCAATAATGAATTTCTGAAAAATGTTTGCCTATGACCAAGCAAATTTATTGGAGAAAGTTCTGAAAAATGTTTGGACAAAATTATTGGAAGTGCTTTACCATTTAAAAaaatcactactacacaaatttatTTCTAATGGAGAAAGTTCTATAGTACACCAAAGGTGGTAGCGACCACCTATCGAGGCTAGCAATGTTGGCCCCCTCCCAACTTGATCTTAACCTCCACGGCGCATCTTGAGTGGCATCGCACATGTTTAAATAGACACTTATGCTATTATATTAACTAAGATTAGAATTTAGGACctaaattatttattttttattgaaATAAAAAATGAGGATTAGAAAATGAGGATTCTGAATAAAGGTATAATAAGCACAAGAGTTTTCAACTAAACATGTTTATAAAAATGTAGCAActaattgaaattcaaaatctagatCTATAATATCACAAAAATATAGACCACACCAAGACCGTAATTTAAGGTAAATTCCAACTAATCCATTTTAAAGACACGTAGAGTGCCACTCAATTTGGACGTTGCTGCAGTGTGAGGAGCTAGGGAGATAATCTGGTTGGCGAGCAAATCTTTGGAGGTGGTCGCTCTAGATATCTTCGCCAAGAATGGATGGAAAAGCAATAGTAGACTTTGCCTATAATTTTCATTCTAAAGTGTggtcttttccttcatttgttaATCAACATTTATGCTGAAAATTAAATCTTGCAAGAGATTGGTTGTGTATGTTTGCAGAGATCAAaattattttttctataaaaagaGTGCCACCCAAAGACAAACTTTAGTTAGAGATAAAAAAAGACATATACAATAAGATCTGGTAGAGATTATGGGTTGATTCGGCAGCAAAATTAAGAGATCAATGCAGGTCATGTGCTGATCCAACAGTGTCCGTTACCCCTTAATCCATCTACCACACTGATTACTCGTTTCTCCCTCACCAGATCCACCTTTCACCATTGCTTCTCGTTATAAAACATGCGTTCGGACGCTTTCAGTGGACAGATGAGGTCCACTACCGTGCTTGTGTAGTTCCACACCGATACAGTACATAACACTAGCTCATTGCTTCACCATTTGTAGTCTCAATGTGTGCTTTATGTGGGAGAAAATTCTCCATATGCACCTTCCATTCGGAGTCAAGATGGTACACGAGATCAAGATACTACAAGGATGTACGTGAAGATGGATTCAGGCTAAAGCTAGGGCGCGCGGGTAGCAATGCGAGCGCGACCCGGCTGGTTGTTGGTTTGCATTCAAGGTGAGGCATTGGGTCATGACTGCTCGCAGCCCTAGTGACACCTCTACCTCTCTGGCATACTCTTGCACATCTGAGACTCTACCCAGGTGCTAGAAGAATGTAGTGTACGTGAGGTGGTTTTATTATAATGTATTTGCAAATTTTGACACTAATATTGTCCTAGTCAGGAAAAAGGTCGTACCTCTTTCTCAAAAGATctttgttattgtatatgtaattttattttaaGGTGTTTGCTATCAAATAACTTATGTATCCTAAAACTTTGTTCACATACAATAGATGTTATATATGTTGTTGTCCGAGAGTTTCTGATTTTTTTTGGAATGACTACCGATAGAAATTCAAAATTGAACTACGTCTTCGCTCAGTAAaattcaaaaaataaataaataatatttgaGCTCATATGGTCGATTCAACCATATGCCATAGAGATAGAAGAGCAattaaaattcaaaaaaaaataatatttgAGCTCATATGGTCGATTCAACCATATGCCATGGAGATAGAAGAACAATTAAAattcaaataaataaataaataatatttgaGCTCATATGCCATGGAGATAGATGAACAATTCAGTTGTTTTGCACGGACAATTTGAGGTTCTATCTCCATACTACCACTAATTAAATCTAATAATACCTAAAAGTGGTTcaaaaaaatctaaaatttgaATATAAGCATATCTTGTGTGTATATGCTTGTCATAAACTTTTCAAGTGATTTTTATTAAAGGGGCATATGTATCGTTCATAAATTTGTAAAGATGGGCAAACAAAACCTTTCCACAGACGCGCCTCTAAGAAGTGGTCTCTGATAATACAAAGTAataatagataaaaaaaataatagaGGAGGATAAATAGGTCTGCCTCTCTAAATTAACAAAACATcaaccacaacaacaacaaaaattgGTTCGTGGAGTACTAGGTCTTAATGAACGGGAGAGTGAGTAAATTGGTCCGGAGTCATGGCAGCCGAAATGACTGATGATTTGAGCCCTGTTATTATACGTACCTACAATTCTAGAGCACTTGAACTAGCTAGGGCAGAGTACTACTAATAGTAAAACTGAAAATCTTATGGATCTGATTGTGAATGATTGTTTCAGTATTTATAGGGTATATGTAGAGGCTACGGCACTGGCTTTATTTGTCCTACATACAGATGCGTTCAAAACCTAATGAGACGACGACCCAGGCCCAGCCTAGCTAGTGAAAGAAAGAACACGGGAAACCGCAACAAATTCGATGCAAGAGACATCGATCTGCAAACGAACTCGATTTCAGATTTGAACCGCGGCGGGTTAGTTTGCCGAGAAGGGGTTTCCTTCCACTCACGTAGGACTAGTGTCGTCTGGTGAGGTGTGTGACACCGTGTGAGTGAGTCGTCTCGTCACGTCCCCGTGGCCGGCGACAGGGAGATTTGAGCTGCCGCCGGAACGCGACGCGGCACGGCAGCCGGCAGGAGGCAGGGCAGGGCATGTGCCGCGCCGTGGCCCCGTGGGCTTGGCTGCCGACCTGGAGCCGGGAGGCGTCAGGCGCGGACGCGGAGCCATCGGACGGAGGCCGACTGGGGATCCCCGTTCCCCAGCCCAGCACGTGAGGTGAGGGCGAGCTCAGCTCGTGGGCCGCCCCGTGTCCGGGACCCTGTTGCTACGGAGGAGCCTCTCTGTTCCCTTCCTCCCCATCCCCATAGACCAGACTAGCAGAGTGCAGGCGGTGCACTGCCCGCTGCATGCTTTCAGTTGCCGATACTGTTTCTGACGTCACAAGTGGCGTCGACGGGACTGCTCCGACTGTTCGTACACCTGTCTTTCGCTCCGGGGGCTTGAGCTTATTTGTACATGCATGGTTCGTAGAAGCTCTTTTTTCCCCTCTTCTCTCCTCTGATAGAGCCCGTGGGAGCAGTGAGTAAATCTTTTTTCTCGGATACGCAAAAGATTtccgtatcattgtattaagtagGAGAGTTCAAACATAAAAAAACACGCTTCTATCGAGCGCTAAAGCAAGGTCGACCTAAAATAGTCGTAGCTGGACCATCATAACAAAATACCTCTAGTTTTGATATTACATAAATGGAAAACAACCAAAACCGACGCAGCGGTGCGACCTAGGAGGTCGCCTTGTGCCTTCGTGGCTGTCTAGACGAGCCCTTTCCACTGTTTGAGAAGAGCGCCTCCAGTGCTTCGGCGTTGGACGCAGACAGGTTTTCGTCGAAGATCTTGTCAAAGGCCTCCAGCTCCGAAGCAGATGGCGCTGATGGACTCTTGGTGTAGCCCATACGCTGCATGATCAGCACCTCACCTCGCTTAGAAGCAGGTACTCGAGAGAGGCTCTGAGCCGCCAACTGCTTGCTCCGCCACGGTAGCACCGGCTTGGCAGGAGGATGCTTGGGAGGCTCACAAATAAGCGGAGAGTCAACCCTCTTTAGCACGCGCTTGGTGAAGCTCTTGAGGCGGCGTGCGGCTGAGCTGTCGCTGACATCGATCGTGTGGTCCTCCCGAGGAGGCGTACTGAACATGTCTGCATCCGGCGTGGGCTCGGCCGAACCGAAGCCTGGCGGACCACCCACCTCGTCCTGCGTAGGCGCGTCAGCCCCTGAGGTGGTGGTCTGCGTCGCCTGTGGTTGCGTGACCTGAGACTGGGCCGTGCTCAAGTGGCGGTGGAACCAAGTCCAATACCAGCTGAGTGGGGTGGGAGACCATCGTCGAAGTGGCGCAGGTGCACGCACTAGTGGGCGCGAACGAGGCTGCAACCTCCTCCAGCAACGGGTCCTCCGAGACTTCTTGTGTGTCGTGCGTGATGGTTGTCGTGGGAGAACAGGTGTCCACCAGCAATGCTTCCACTTCCTGAAAAGGCAACCAGTGGAGGAGGCGGGCACCAACTCACTTGTGCTCCAGCTATCAGGATGAGCGAAGCAGCAATCTCCAACTTGGGGTCAACCCACTCCAGAGGCCCCGCGCTCGCGCACAGCTCCAACACTAGTGGATCTAGCACGGGGGAGTGGTCTGCAACAGAGGTGTTGTCGGTGCAGTCGACAAATGCGCCCATGCTAACATCCCTCGCCGACGTACTCCGGCGCTGCGAGCGTCGTTGTCGAGTTCGGCCAACGCCCCTCGCGGCACCCTGCACGGCCCCACACGCACCCCTCATGGCCCCACCCGAGTTCGGCGGACCGCCGTGGGGCGCGTATTGGGAGGTCGATGGTTTGACGCCAGAAACATAGTGTCGTGGTCATTTGACACCCTTCACCGCCATCGTCGCAGCAGATCTAGGCTGCTTGCACTCCCTGGGGAGGTTGTGGTAGCCATGGCAGCGCAAGCAACGACATGGTAACCGGCAAGTTACGAAACGGTGCGAGTCGGAGAGACAGTTGAAGCATCTGTCATGAAGCTCCACGGGGATCCTCCGGGCCTACGGGAGCTGCTTTTGGCGATGCTCAACCGAGGCGGCCGCAGGTTGCGTCTCCTGCCGTGGGAGGATCTCCCGCACACCCAACAATGTTGGGGACGGAGACCCGTCCACAGCGGCCAAGGCGTCGGTAGGCAGGGATACGACCATCCAATGGCCGAGCAGGCAAGCCGTGCACCAGCTGGGGTGCGCGGCCGGCTGCATCTCCTCCGCCTTCGTCCAGGTCTCTGCTGTCTAGCGTCCACCCCGTCACGGCCCTGAATCATGACTCGAGTCTGGGCGCGCGGCGGGGACACAGCCACCGTCTTTGCCGACCGACGAACGGCGTCGAGgtaggtggggggggggggggggggctcgtcgTCGGACTCCTCGCCGATGTCGTCCGCCCATCGACTGCTCTTCGTGCGCCCAGAGAAGCAACCCGGGTGGAAAGGGGCTGCGCTCGgtgagagagaggaggagctcgGGGAGGCCTGAGGTGCCAGCGACCGGCATGGCGACGTGCTTGGCGCTGGGCTCGCTCCACCTGTCCCTGCCAGAGGTGACGGGCTGCCGTCAGGCGCAGCCGGTCCCTTGGCTGTCGGCGACGCAGTCTCCGTCGCAGGCAGGTCTGGGCGGCCGGCATGGACGAGGAAGAGGTCGAGGGGGTCAGGGGCCCCGGAGCAGCTGGAGTAGGCGGGGACCTACAGCGGTGGCGAACCAGGAAGCGTTGCGGCGGCGAGTCGCGCAGGTCCAGATCCTGGCCCGTCAATCGTCCCCTGCGCCGGTGATTGAGGCGGGCGGGTGGCCGGCGCACCTGGCATCGCTGTGGGTGGCGCGCGCCCATCCTCCGCCGGCGGTGCTGGGGTGACGCCTCAGCCACCAGCGACAAGTCCGGCTGAGCGCCAGAACCGGTCAGCGAGGGGCCTAAAATCAAATTTAACTAAACACACAATTACACATGTCTAATAATTTGGATCTGGATGACACTATTTTGTACGAGTAGTAGTACATTCTAAAGATGCATGACACGGATTATAGATTTATATATAGGCCTACTAGATAACATCTTAGACGAATAAGCTTAAGGACGTACTGTATTCTACTACTGCGGTGGTATACAACAATGCAATTTGGTCGTTTGCCACAATTTACCCCGATCTGGATTCAAGTTGATGCATGCATGTCCGGCCGCAACCCCATTGCAACTTGCATCCATAATCAGAACATCACACCCGATCGCACGGGATCTAACTATGCCCGCCCGTGAGGCCGTGGGTCACACGCAGCACAAGGCAGAAAGACCAGGCAGGCCACCCGGTGCCTGAGTGACCTCACTGCCTGCAGCAGATGAAGACAGCACGAGCCTGACCCTGACGAGAGACTGCCGTCGTCCATTCGTTCAGTCGGTCTATCCGACTATACGTCAATCAGTCCATGCGCGCATGGTGATTTTCTTCTCAGCAATGATTAGCTAGGTTCTGTTTTGATAGATGAGAGAGCTAGCACTCGGGCTCGATCAGACCCAAGACTCCATGGGTGACCGTGCACTTTATGCTGCATGCATCAGTAGGAGtaatatttttcttcttctcaacaTTAGTATCCTTTCCCTCCGTGATTCCTGCTTTTTCTGCACGTTTACATCGCCGGTCTATTTGCCGCGCTGCAGAGCCAGCACTCTTCGCTTGCTAGTACTTGTCTTCCAGGTTACATTTGCACTGAGTTACTAGGAGTACAGGAGCATGTTGGCGCGGTGGTCGGCTGGCAGAGGCCAATGCGGCAATGGCCTAGTAGCAGGCAAGGCATCTACGCATGGAAACATCGCTGGGGAACTGTAGTCAATGCAAATGCATGCAGTTAATCTGTGCAAGGGAAGGAGTACACACACACGAGCTCATCAGTAATCCATGTCTTCGATCTCTAGCTAGCCTGAGAGTGAGCTGTGGAGCGGTTAGCATGGGCTTGGACCCTTGGCTAGACAGCTGCGCACTGCACATGGAGGGAGGCCGTGGTTCGGCTCACCTCTCGAGCTCAACTACGACCTGACCACACCCCGTCCGAGGCAGCAGCCCTGACCACAAGAGATTTCACCGAATTCCATGCACGACCAGCCAATAAACGGGGCAAATTTCGCTGAATTCGAAGCAATACTGTGAGTGGGCAGGGTAGCCAGTGGAGTGTAGTGGAGTGGTGGACCGGACCGGAAGCGCCAAGCACATGGAGTACTGTAGTAGCAGTTTGAATTAATCCACAGGCACTCTCCATCTCCGGTGCAGCTAGCTAGCCAGTACTACCTCCATCCCAAAAAATACaaagtttaaccaaatatatagataaaaatattaataaaagTAGATTTCGTGACGAATCTAATGCTATCTATTTAGCacaataaatattagtatttttaacATAAGCTTAGTCAAACTCAACAGAATATCACTActttagaattgtattcttttcagGTCAGACGGAGTAGAATATAGCCGCACTACTACAGAGCTTCAAATTTCGAAACCCCAACAGCATCTATCGGAGACATATGGGATCCCGCCTACAATGTCGACCTTGTTTGTTACTAGTATCGATcaagatgcatgcatgcacgtccGTCACCATGCATCCATGTCTATCTATCTAACACTGTCAATTTTGTTTCCGTCCAGCTTCCTCATCACTTGCCTAGTTGCCTGTGCCCTGGTCAGTGATCAGAGTAAAACAGAACAGTGCTCCTACTACCATCACTAAACTAGCAATGTTTTCCCAAAAGTTCAGGCATGCAGACCCCTTGTTGCGGTGTGCCATGCATTTGTTTACCACTTGGTAAGTACAAAGCAGGTGACAACTACTCTGATCCGGTCTTGGATCTTTTCAAATCGTACGACTGATACATGATCTTAGCTTGCTGGTTTGTAGTATTCGTTGGCACCTAATTAAGCTACATGTACTTTTTACCTTCTTAAACTGACATACTCCTACATATGTTAAATCAAAGGTTAGTGAGTGCACTGTACTTTTATAACATATAGACCCATCTTTTCTATTGGGCAGTACGTAGCTAGCTTCTCGTATCTACAGGATAGTGTTTTTCAGAAGTGGTACATGTATGCAGTACTCCGTGTCTCCATgcctgtttttttttaaaaaaaaaagtgctGTGGGAGCTGCAGCTAGCAGATGCAACCACACTGACATGATGTGATAGTGGCTGATTTGTTCTTTTTAATCTGGGCAAACGTTGAATGGGCGAGTCTTCCGGCCGGCCAGAGATCAACGTTGGATCATGAATTAATAATAAGCATACTCATAGGTCCTGAGTTCGACTTCCCGTAGAAACGAATTTCAGGGGTCAAGAGCTGGCCGTGACAGGGGTTCAGAGATTTTCTCGGTCTTGTGAAAATATTTTCGTCTTaagtaggggggggggggggggggtggtgccCCTAGCAGGCTGAGTTTTTTTATAACAAGCATACAGTAGTACGTAGCTAGTTTACTCTTCTAATTGCTACTTAGATCACGTATGTAGGAGCTCATAATCCTGGAATCTTGCAGCTGATGGTACTCATTATTGTGTTCCACATGTAATTACTATATATCATGTCGCAAATTAAAGCAGCTTGCTTGCTAAAAGCCTGGGTCGGAAATTACGTACTCTCTTCCTATATACATAGTACGTCTCCAAAGATGCTCTGTTTTCCTGttttgttgagagagagagagtatcatGCGGCTAAGGGCctttttggcacggcttatgctggctttggcttcatctattttgcgtaaatcgaggcactgtagtgtgaagtcgttttgtaagccggggttaaaatgaactagaagccgagaaaagccagtttttctggacTTTACCGACTTTGGCTTCAccagtgaagccgttttggatgagccgtgctaaAGGGGACTTAAGTTGCAACAACATTTAAGAGATCCCATAAGTGGAGCTCAAATGCAATGTAGAAACCAGACTCCGGGAGCTAGAGCCTAGAGGACGACCAGCTTTCAGTGTGTGGGAGACAACACTGAAACTGATGATGATGCGGTCGTACGCGTACGTACAATGTAGTACGTATACTGCAGCTGCACGAACTTTCATGGCCATGTGGGGGTAGTACTGCAGAGAATGGTCTTCTTCTCGCCCACACATCCATGTCACATCCTTTCACGAAACAGTGCAGTTCTTGAAGCAATTTTCTCTCCTTCATTTTCCACTAAACATAGGAGATcggttctttgctgagtgtcaagcgGTTTGTCTAGTGTTGTTTTTCGGACATTTGATAAAGATGTTTTTattgagtgttttttttacactcggtaaagaagttttttaccgagtgttttttttacactcggcaaagaaaattttaaagtacattttgaagcagtaaattaattcaaatgaaaaagttttcaactacaaagttgtataactcattaagatgtacaatgtttgttttggtcttttcttcgtATGACAAAGTAAAAATAAATTTATTTACAAATCTAATATATCTCTctggtagtttatgaaactacaagagaaatatataagatttgtgaataatgttagaatgaccatgtcggatgaacagatgactaaacaaccaaaataaactttgtatatctcgaaaagttatgaaactttgtaattcacaactttttaatttgaaatcatcttgtcatgcaaaattgtgtttgaattttaaaaatttaaaattcgaacttttcaaacgacctcggatgaaaaaacaaccaaaataaactctatagatctcgaaaagttataaaacattgtagttgtcaactttttgatttgaaatcatcttgtcatgcaaaactgtgtttgaattttaaaaatttaaaattcgaacttttcaaacgacctcggatgggaaaacaaccaaaataaactatgtagatctcgaaaagttatgaaacattgtagttggcaactttttgattgaaaatcatcttgtcatgcaaaactgcgtttgaatttcaaaattttgaaattcaaattttgtaaacgacctcggatggaaaaacttcctaaactaaaagtgtagatctcgaaaagttatgaaactttgtagtttacaatttttttatttgaattcatttagggcctcaaacaagcaatttacactggGTGTAGTATAAtatgttgggaactaaaacggaattcagacacaagtgacagtgtggtgtagtggtagaggaggttcgcgCGCATGGGGAGCtcgcgggttcgaatcccgtcggccgcgttgCTGCGAAATTTATGCGAAAAATGCcggagatgggtgggcgctgggggcctccaccgattaaaaaaaaattcaatttttttttctattttttcctatttttttgagtttttttttcggttccaactttgccgagtgtcgggcactcgacaaagactttgccgagtgcctgataaaaaacactcgacaaagaattcttTATCGACGGATTTTTTTTACcgaaagctctttgccgagtgctgcactcggcaaaggctttgccaagagcaaagtagcctttgccgagtggcactcgacaaagcgcaTGAATCCGGTAGTGTTTTTCCGAAACCAGATATACTCCACGTGTGTATATATTTAGGTCGAGTCCTTTGACGCATATAACCGCAATAATAACAAACAGAACAGCCTGCATATATATGCCGACAAGCACACTGCAAGGGCTAAGTTTCGGTTGAGCCGAAGCTGGCGAAACTATTTTTTTTGTGTCACCTATTTCTAGCTTATTATAGAGACGGGACAATGTTGTACAAATGACGTGAGGCTTGTTATAGCCTAGCCTAAGCACGGCATGGTGCAGTACCATCATGCGT harbors:
- the LOC136518449 gene encoding protein IQ-domain 26-like, with translation MGKAARWFRSFLGKKEQATKDQRPQHQQDQAPPPPLPATAKRWSFGKSSRDSAEAAASAAAAAAVVSAGAGNAAIARAAEAAWLRSAACAETDREREQSKHAIAVAAATAAAADAAVAAAQAAVAVVRLTSKRRAPPPPGVLAAAGGRSAAVRIQTAFRGFLAKKALRALKALVKLQALVRGYLVRRQAAATLQSMQALVRAQAAVRARRAGVAAALPHLHHPPPVRPRYSLQERYADDTRSEHGGVAAYSSRRLSASVESSSYGYDRSPKIVEVDPGRPKSRSSSSRRASSPLLDAGGSSGGEDWCAANPATSSPLPCYLSTRGPPRIAVPTSRQFPDYDWCALEKARPATAQSTPRYLQLQAHAPATPTKSVAGYYSPSLSGCPNYMSSTQASEAKVRSQSAPKQRPELACCCGGGGARKRVPLSEVVVVESSRASLSGVVGMQRGCGGARAQEAFSFRTAVVGRMDRSLEVAGVENDRLAFLQRRW